The Bacteroidota bacterium DNA segment TGTGTTATTATAATATGAAGGGGTATATTTTTTGAAATATAAAATGGCAAAATCATATATGATTTACAAAACAGTAATTTTATTAGAAATCTTTCTAATTGTTTTTAGCCTGAATAATTCATAAATTTTCGTCTCGAAAGTTCAAAATGTGTGTCAGATTTGAACTACCACAGATTTTTATTTTTGAGTAATAGCGAGCTATTTTGATGGAATAAAAATTGAGGACAGTCAAAGATGATGTGCAGTTTGGGCTTGTAGTAGAAATATTTATGAATTATTCAGGTTAGAAAAGCAAATACTAACTATTCGCTCATTTCCTGCAAAAACACAATATGTATAAAAGGCTGTGTAACAACAGAATATACCCCACCCATATTTTATATATTTAAGAAAAAAGTCCATTTTTGAAATTGGCAAAAACAAATTTATTTAAATTGCCCTCTCCAAATAAACCAGAATGGAGAGGAAAATTCAAAAAAGTAATTTATAATGTTCTTAATTTTAACAATTTAAATATTTTTGATATGAAAAATAATAAATTTTTAACAGTTTTAATAGTTTTGGTTTTAAGTTTTAGTGTTGGTTTTGCTCAGACAACATTTAATGTTCAAGTAATAAATTCTACCACAGAAGATTATGAATGTTCTGCAGGATTTACAAATAATTGGATACCTAACAATTCAGGTGATATGGTTTTTGAAGTTCCTGCTGAAAATATGGTAGTTATTACATATACTTTTGATGAGGATGATGTAAGCTTGGAAAAACTAAAATGTTATTATGCACCTAACAATTCTCCTCCTGACCCATGTTTATATATGAATAATGGTTACCCGCAACAAGCAAATGTTGCTCCTAATTTAGGGACTCCATTAAATCCTATTTATAATATATTTAAATATGTAGAGGCTGATAATGTTGGAGGTTATGATATATACTATTTTAGAATTGATCCAAGTTAATTAAAGTATTTAGCTAGGATTACTTATAGTTACTAAATACCATTTACATTATTTCCTGAAATCTGCTATCTTGATAATTTATTTGCAGATTTCAGGTTTATTCTAAACTTAAATAATACAAACATGAAAAAAATAATTATATACTTCTTAATTTTTTTAATATCAAAGACTATATATTCACAATTAACTTTTACTACACACAATCTCACAATGGGTAGTCAACCATGCTACGTTTTTGCAGTTGATATTGACGGGGATGGTGATAACGATATCATAAATTCATATACAAAAGACAATCTGATAGCTTGGCATAGAAATGATGGTACCGGATATTTTGATACAATTCAAATTATAAGCGATTTAGCAATAACTCCAACTGGCATTTTTGCATCAGATTTGGATAATGACGGTGATTTTGATGTTATTTCGGCATCTGAAGATGACAATATTGCATGGTATGAAAATACTGGGAATGGAGTTTTTAATCCACAACAAATTATTACCACGAATTCTGATGGTGCATCAACAGTATTTGCAATTGATTTGGATGGCGATGGAGATTATGATGTATTATCTTCCTCTTATTACGATGATAAAATTGCCTGGTACGAAAACGATGGAACTGGAAATTTTGGCATTCAACAAATTATTACAATTAATGCTGATGGTGCAAATTCGGTATTTGCCTTAGACTTAGATGGTGATGGAGATAACGATGTACTTTCAGCTTCATATCTTGATGATAAAATAGCATGGTATGAAAATGACGGTAATGGAAACTTTGGTACTCAACAAATTATTACTACAAATACTTCCAGAGCAGTTTATGTCTATGCAATAGACCTTGATGGAGATGGAAATAATGATGTTTTATCTGCTAATGGTTCAGGGAATTCCGACAAAATCGCATGGTATGAAAATGACGGTAGTGGAAATTTTGGAACACAACAAATTATTTCAAGTTTAGTGTCATTAGCAAGATCAGTTTTTGCTTCTGATTTAGATAATGATGGAGATAATGATGTTATATCTGCATCGTGGTGGGACGATAAAGTTGCGTGGTATGAAAATGATGGAAATGGGAACTTTGGTTTACAACAAATTATAACTGAATATATGGGCGGAGCATTAATTGTTTATGCCTCAGACTTTGATGGTGATGGTAGTAATGATATTATTTCATCAATGCAAAATAGTTCCAAAATTGAATATTACGAAAATGATGGGCTTGCAAATTTTAACACAGAACAAGTTATTTCATATTCAGCAGACTAACCAAATTCGGTTTTTTCAATAGACTTAGATAATGACGGAGATAATGATGTCCTTTCTGCATCTATTGCAGATGATAAAATTGCTTGGTATGAAAACATAGGTTATGGTAATTTCGATTTGCAAAAAGTTATTTCAACTTCAGCTGACGGTGCAAAATCAGTTTTTGCTGCCGATTTGGATGGAGATAACGATAATGATATAATCTCTGCATCATTTTTTGACGATAAAATTGCTTGGCATAAAAACTCAGGAGGAGGAAATTTCGGAACAGAGCAAATTGTTTCAAGTTTTGCCGATGGTGCAAACACAGTTTTTGCATGCGATTTAGACGGCGATTTTGATATTGATTTAATCTCAGCAACAACAAATTATATTCTTAAACATGAAAACCTCGGAAACGGAAATTTTGGTATTCAGCAGCTAATTGCTTCTGCTACAAATATAACCTTAGTTCACGCAGCAGATTTGGATGGAGATCTTGATAATGATGTGATATACTCTAATACTTATATTAGTACGATATCATGGTGTGAAAATGATGGAATCGGAAACTTTAGTTCACCTCAGACAATATTTTCTAATAATGGAGCTAACTCAGTTTTTGCGATAGATATTGATGGAGATAATGACAACGATCTTGTCTATGGAGCATATATTGCCTCCACAAATTCAAATATTATAGCATGGTTTGAAAATGACGGAACAGGAAATTTTGGAAGCCAACAAGTAATATCAACTTTCGTAAATGATGTAAAGTCAGTTTATTCAATTGATATTGACAATGATGGAGATAATGATGTTTTGTCTGCTTCAATGTCGGATGATAAAATTGCATGGTATGAAAATGATGGTATGGGTAATTTTGGAATACAACAAATCATTAGTACCGACCCAGACGGACCGAGATATGTTTTTGCAAAAGATATAGATAATGATGGAGATAATGATGTTTTATCTGCCTCCTATTACGATGACAAAATTGCCTGGCACGAAAACACTTTGTTGAATTTTATCGACTCATTTACGATTTGCGGAACCGACAGTGTGCAATTTGGAAATAATTGGGTAAATAGTTCCGGCTATCATTACGATAGTTTGCAAAACTATCTTGGCGGTGATAGTATAAACTTTATTTATGTTGATGCCTATCCTATTTTTTCTGAATTTTTCACTGTCGAAATTTGCGAAAACGAAACTTACGAATTTTATGGGCAGCTTTTAGATTCTGCTGGAACATATTCCGAAAATTTCCAAACTATAAATGGTTGCGATAGTATCGAAGAATTGATTTTGATAGTAAATCCACTTCCAACAATTTTAATAGAACCCTTCAATCCTGATTCTGTAAGTTTAAATTCAGGCTTGGTAAATTTACCAAATGTTTTGCCCGCAGGCGGTACTTTTTCTGGCTCAGGAATTTCAGGAAATAGTTTTGATCCCCAAATTGCCGGAATTGGAACTTTCTGGATTTCGTATTTTTACACCGACCCAAATACAAATTGCACAAATTCCGATTCAGTTCAAATCACAGTTTTTGACGATACTGGAATAAAAAGCCTTGCCAACAAACAAATCGAAATTTTCCCAAACCCAAGCTATGGAAAATTTACAATCGAGGGCTACAACTTGCACTCTGTCGAAATTAGAAACATCACCGGAAAAATTGTTAAACAGTTTTCAATAGACAATAAAAAATCAACAATAATCAATTTGAAAGAGCAGGCAAAAGGAATTTATTT contains these protein-coding regions:
- a CDS encoding VCBS repeat-containing protein, with the translated sequence MKKIIIYFLIFLISKTIYSQLTFTTHNLTMGSQPCYVFAVDIDGDGDNDIINSYTKDNLIAWHRNDGTGYFDTIQIISDLAITPTGIFASDLDNDGDFDVISASEDDNIAWYENTGNGVFNPQQIITTNSDGASTVFAIDLDGDGDYDVLSSSYYDDKIAWYENDGTGNFGIQQIITINADGANSVFALDLDGDGDNDVLSASYLDDKIAWYENDGNGNFGTQQIITTNTSRAVYVYAIDLDGDGNNDVLSANGSGNSDKIAWYENDGSGNFGTQQIISSLVSLARSVFASDLDNDGDNDVISASWWDDKVAWYENDGNGNFGLQQIITEYMGGALIVYASDFDGDGSNDIISSMQNSSKIEYYENDGLANFNTEQVISYSAD
- a CDS encoding T9SS type A sorting domain-containing protein encodes the protein MQKVISTSADGAKSVFAADLDGDNDNDIISASFFDDKIAWHKNSGGGNFGTEQIVSSFADGANTVFACDLDGDFDIDLISATTNYILKHENLGNGNFGIQQLIASATNITLVHAADLDGDLDNDVIYSNTYISTISWCENDGIGNFSSPQTIFSNNGANSVFAIDIDGDNDNDLVYGAYIASTNSNIIAWFENDGTGNFGSQQVISTFVNDVKSVYSIDIDNDGDNDVLSASMSDDKIAWYENDGMGNFGIQQIISTDPDGPRYVFAKDIDNDGDNDVLSASYYDDKIAWHENTLLNFIDSFTICGTDSVQFGNNWVNSSGYHYDSLQNYLGGDSINFIYVDAYPIFSEFFTVEICENETYEFYGQLLDSAGTYSENFQTINGCDSIEELILIVNPLPTILIEPFNPDSVSLNSGLVNLPNVLPAGGTFSGSGISGNSFDPQIAGIGTFWISYFYTDPNTNCTNSDSVQITVFDDTGIKSLANKQIEIFPNPSYGKFTIEGYNLHSVEIRNITGKIVKQFSIDNKKSTIINLKEQAKGIYFVKVVGSRFVEFRKLVLI